Proteins encoded by one window of Halomonas chromatireducens:
- a CDS encoding ABC transporter permease: MLAFLIQRVLQAIFVMFVVALISFSLFHYVGDPVLNMLGQEATEADRAALRARLGLDQPVVVQFYHFIVNAAQFEFGISYRSARPVTDLIIERLPATLELAIISAIFAVVMGIGLGIYTALRRRSWLSRFIMTASLIGVSLPTFLIGVLLIYLFAVELGWLPAFGRGQTVRIGDWWTTGLLTSSGLRSLILPAITLGLFQLTLIMRLVRAEMLEVLSTDYIKFARARGLSDRVVNLRHALKNTLIPVITIIGLQLGTIIAFAIITETVFQWPGVGALFITAVRFVDVPVMAAYLMMIALVFVVINLVVDLLYYAVDPRLRAQGGGK, encoded by the coding sequence ATGCTTGCATTTCTAATACAGCGTGTACTGCAGGCCATCTTCGTGATGTTTGTGGTCGCGCTCATCTCGTTCTCGTTGTTCCACTACGTGGGCGACCCGGTGCTCAACATGCTGGGGCAGGAGGCCACCGAGGCCGATCGTGCCGCGTTGCGGGCACGCCTGGGTCTCGATCAGCCGGTAGTGGTGCAGTTCTATCATTTCATCGTCAATGCCGCCCAGTTCGAGTTCGGCATTTCCTACCGCTCGGCGCGACCGGTCACCGATCTGATCATTGAGCGCCTGCCGGCGACCCTGGAGCTGGCCATCATCTCGGCGATCTTCGCCGTGGTTATGGGCATCGGCCTGGGTATCTACACGGCCCTGCGCCGTCGCAGCTGGCTGTCGCGCTTCATCATGACCGCCTCGCTGATCGGCGTATCGCTGCCCACCTTCCTCATCGGGGTGCTGCTGATCTATCTGTTCGCCGTGGAGCTGGGCTGGCTGCCTGCCTTCGGCCGTGGGCAAACGGTGCGTATCGGCGACTGGTGGACCACCGGGTTATTGACTTCGAGCGGGCTGCGTTCGCTGATCCTGCCGGCGATCACCCTGGGGCTGTTCCAGCTGACCCTGATCATGCGTCTGGTGCGTGCCGAAATGCTCGAGGTGCTCAGCACCGACTACATCAAGTTCGCCCGGGCCCGGGGGCTGTCGGATCGGGTGGTCAACCTGCGCCACGCGCTGAAGAACACGCTGATCCCGGTGATTACCATCATCGGCCTGCAGCTCGGCACCATTATCGCCTTCGCCATCATCACCGAGACGGTGTTCCAGTGGCCCGGTGTCGGTGCGCTGTTCATCACCGCCGTGCGCTTCGTCGACGTGCCGGTCATGGCCGCCTACCTGATGATGATCGCGCTGGTGTTCGTGGTCATCAACCTGGTGGTGGACCTGCTCTACTACGCCGTCGATCCGCGCCTGCGCGCGCAGGGAGGTGGCAAATGA
- a CDS encoding ABC transporter permease, which produces MSQELQRAESTPVAPKPPGKLRTFLDSDIVHSWKNQPVVIVATLVTLIMFAAALFAPWIAPQNPFDPRQLELIDAFTPPLTTSDFTGNFYLLGSDSQGRDVFSAILYGSRISLLVGFAAVIFALALGTALGLMAGFRGGWRDALIMRIADVQLTFPSILMALLIFGVIRGFLPRSMHAEVAIIVLIIAIGLSDWVQYARAVRGATMVEKNKEYVQAARVIGLPARKLLFQHILPNVMRPVLVIGTIGLALAIIAEATLSFLGVGMPATQPSLGTLIRVGQDYMFSGEWWILLFPGVALLMLALSVNLLGDWLRDILNPKLR; this is translated from the coding sequence ATGAGCCAGGAACTTCAACGCGCCGAGTCGACCCCGGTGGCGCCCAAGCCGCCGGGCAAGCTGCGCACTTTCCTCGACAGCGACATCGTCCATTCCTGGAAGAACCAGCCGGTTGTCATTGTGGCTACCCTGGTGACGCTGATCATGTTCGCCGCGGCCCTGTTTGCGCCCTGGATCGCGCCGCAGAACCCCTTCGATCCGCGCCAGCTGGAGCTGATCGATGCCTTCACGCCGCCGCTGACGACGTCGGACTTCACAGGCAACTTCTACCTGCTGGGCAGCGACAGCCAGGGGCGGGACGTCTTCTCGGCGATTCTCTACGGCTCGCGCATCTCATTGCTGGTGGGCTTTGCGGCGGTGATCTTCGCCCTGGCGCTGGGTACCGCCCTGGGGCTGATGGCGGGTTTCCGCGGCGGCTGGCGCGATGCCCTGATCATGCGCATCGCCGATGTGCAGCTGACTTTCCCTTCGATCCTCATGGCATTGCTGATCTTCGGCGTGATCCGCGGTTTCCTGCCGCGTTCGATGCACGCCGAGGTGGCGATCATCGTGCTGATCATCGCCATCGGGCTCTCCGACTGGGTGCAGTACGCCAGGGCGGTGCGCGGGGCGACCATGGTGGAGAAGAACAAGGAATACGTTCAGGCGGCCCGGGTGATCGGCCTGCCGGCGCGCAAGCTGCTGTTCCAGCACATCCTGCCCAACGTGATGCGACCGGTGCTGGTCATCGGCACCATCGGCCTGGCGCTGGCGATCATCGCCGAGGCCACGCTGTCCTTCCTGGGGGTCGGCATGCCGGCCACTCAGCCGAGCCTGGGGACCCTGATCCGGGTTGGCCAGGATTACATGTTCTCGGGAGAGTGGTGGATCCTGCTCTTCCCCGGGGTGGCGCTGCTGATGCTGGCGCTCTCCGTCAACCTGCTGGGAGATTGGTTGCGTGACATCCTCAACCCCAAGCTCCGATAA
- a CDS encoding ABC transporter ATP-binding protein produces the protein MTSSTPSSDKKGAVTHAGPGEQSGQSPSHKFDDATLQQEPVLSVRHMRVEFPTRHGTLVALDDVSFDIAPGEVLGVVGESGAGKSMTGNAVIQLLEPPGRIAEGEVYLSGKRIDTRAEEDFVPLRGRHIGMIFQDPLTSLNPLFSIGDQLIETIRTHLPMNEKQAREEALKLLREVGIPAAEERLNSYPHQFSGGMRQRVVIALALAARPEFIIADEPTTALDVSVQAQILALLKRLCADHGTAVMLVTHDMGVIAETADRVAVMYAGRLIEIGPVEEVIRSPQHPYTRGLMASIPGIEKSLHRLYQIEGSMPRLAAIPPGCAFNPRCPHAQERCRSERPDLMPAGAGRAACWLHDPVDPLPRLDENDTQEHAHVR, from the coding sequence GTGACATCCTCAACCCCAAGCTCCGATAAGAAAGGCGCCGTTACCCATGCCGGCCCAGGTGAACAGAGCGGCCAGTCGCCGAGCCACAAGTTCGACGATGCGACGCTTCAGCAAGAACCGGTACTCAGCGTGCGCCATATGCGGGTGGAGTTTCCCACCCGCCACGGCACCCTGGTGGCGTTGGACGACGTCTCCTTCGATATCGCCCCCGGCGAGGTGCTGGGCGTGGTGGGTGAATCCGGTGCCGGCAAGTCGATGACCGGCAACGCCGTGATCCAGCTGCTGGAACCCCCGGGCCGTATTGCCGAGGGCGAGGTCTACCTCTCCGGCAAGCGTATCGACACCCGGGCGGAGGAGGACTTCGTGCCGTTGCGCGGCCGCCATATCGGCATGATCTTCCAGGACCCGCTGACCAGCCTCAATCCGCTGTTCTCCATTGGCGACCAGTTGATCGAGACCATCCGCACCCACCTGCCGATGAACGAGAAGCAGGCCCGCGAGGAGGCCTTGAAGCTGCTGCGGGAGGTGGGAATCCCGGCGGCGGAAGAGCGGCTGAACAGCTACCCGCACCAGTTCTCCGGTGGCATGCGTCAGCGGGTGGTGATCGCCCTGGCGCTGGCGGCGCGGCCCGAGTTCATCATTGCCGACGAACCCACCACGGCGCTGGACGTTTCGGTGCAGGCGCAGATACTCGCCCTGCTCAAGCGGCTCTGCGCCGACCACGGCACCGCAGTGATGCTGGTCACCCATGATATGGGGGTCATCGCCGAGACCGCCGATCGCGTGGCGGTGATGTATGCCGGCCGGCTGATCGAGATCGGCCCCGTGGAGGAGGTGATCCGCAGCCCCCAGCACCCCTACACCAGGGGCTTGATGGCCTCGATCCCGGGTATCGAGAAGAGCCTCCATCGGCTCTATCAGATCGAGGGTTCCATGCCACGGCTGGCGGCCATTCCCCCCGGCTGCGCCTTCAACCCACGCTGTCCCCACGCCCAGGAGCGCTGCCGCAGCGAACGGCCCGACCTGATGCCGGCAGGCGCCGGCCGGGCCGCCTGCTGGCTGCACGACCCCGTCGATCCGCTTCCCCGTCTCGACGAGAACGATACACAGGAGCATGCCCATGTGCGCTGA
- a CDS encoding ABC transporter ATP-binding protein: MCADTAIKQPPSPASGDVLLEARDLARHFDVSKPWLNRVLERSEKLSLKAVDGVSFSIRRGETVALVGESGCGKSTVARLVVGLYGLTRGSLVFDGEDISDLANRTGRQAASLRKRFQMIFQDPYASLNPLWRVGTIIGEPLRFFRPEMSSADRRRRVGELLEQVGMSPMDALRYPHEFSGGQRQRISIARALSNEPEFMICDEPTSALDVSVQAQILNLMRDLQDEYGLTYLFISHDMAVVKHMSDRIAVMYLGRIAEIAPSDQLFANPHHPYSKMLLAAVPSLEGGGKERTTIQGEVPNPVHPPSGCAFHPRCPHANARCKAEVPLLIARDDGSEVACHGVEEGRIE; the protein is encoded by the coding sequence ATGTGCGCTGACACGGCGATCAAGCAGCCGCCGTCACCGGCGAGCGGCGACGTTCTTCTGGAGGCTCGGGACCTGGCGCGCCACTTCGACGTTTCCAAGCCCTGGCTCAACCGGGTGCTGGAGCGCAGCGAGAAGCTGTCGCTCAAGGCGGTGGATGGCGTGAGCTTCTCCATCCGGCGCGGCGAGACCGTGGCCCTGGTCGGCGAGTCCGGCTGCGGCAAGTCAACGGTGGCCCGGCTGGTGGTGGGGCTGTACGGCCTGACCCGGGGCAGCCTCGTCTTCGACGGCGAGGACATTAGCGACCTGGCGAACCGTACCGGCCGCCAGGCGGCCAGCCTGCGCAAGCGTTTCCAGATGATCTTCCAGGACCCCTACGCCAGCCTCAACCCGCTCTGGCGCGTTGGCACTATCATCGGCGAGCCGCTGCGCTTCTTTCGCCCCGAGATGAGCAGTGCCGACCGCCGCCGCCGCGTGGGCGAGCTGCTCGAACAGGTGGGCATGTCCCCCATGGATGCGCTGCGTTACCCCCACGAGTTCTCCGGCGGCCAGCGCCAGCGCATCTCCATCGCCCGGGCGCTCTCCAACGAGCCGGAGTTCATGATCTGCGACGAACCCACCTCGGCACTGGATGTCTCGGTGCAGGCGCAGATCCTCAACCTGATGCGCGACCTGCAGGACGAGTACGGCCTGACCTACCTGTTCATCAGCCACGACATGGCGGTGGTCAAGCACATGTCGGACCGTATCGCGGTGATGTACCTGGGACGCATCGCCGAGATCGCTCCCTCCGACCAGCTCTTCGCCAACCCGCATCACCCCTACTCGAAGATGCTGCTGGCCGCGGTGCCGTCGCTGGAAGGAGGCGGCAAGGAGCGCACCACGATCCAGGGCGAGGTGCCCAACCCGGTGCATCCGCCCTCGGGCTGCGCCTTCCATCCGCGCTGCCCCCATGCCAACGCGCGCTGCAAGGCGGAGGTGCCGCTGCTGATCGCCCGCGACGACGGCAGCGAAGTGGCCTGCCACGGCGTCGAGGAGGGGCGTATCGAGTGA
- a CDS encoding sulfite exporter TauE/SafE family protein, with product MLELLSPLSGGLNLGLVALSALTSALSAAAGIGGGTLLIIVMAQVMPATALIPVHGMVQLGSNGGRAVMTRRHIRMPVIAAFLPGVVVGALVAAWLLVRLPPGVLELCIAAFVLYSCWGPGLPQRAVGRTGTVIAGAVTTLLSSLVGASGPLVASFIKQGIAERLPRVATFATCMTLQHLTKAFVFGFAGFVFRDWLWLILAMVAAGVVGTWAGLRLLHRVTDHRFDVLFKWTLTLLALRLIWLGGERLLGT from the coding sequence ATGCTGGAGCTGCTCTCGCCGCTGTCGGGCGGGCTCAACCTGGGGCTGGTGGCGTTGTCGGCACTGACCTCGGCGCTCTCCGCCGCGGCCGGCATCGGTGGCGGTACGCTGTTGATCATCGTCATGGCCCAGGTGATGCCGGCCACGGCGCTGATTCCGGTACACGGCATGGTTCAGCTCGGCTCCAACGGTGGCAGGGCGGTGATGACCCGGCGTCATATCCGGATGCCCGTGATCGCCGCCTTCCTGCCCGGCGTGGTCGTGGGTGCGCTGGTAGCGGCCTGGCTCCTGGTTCGCCTGCCGCCAGGCGTGCTGGAACTCTGTATCGCCGCCTTCGTGCTCTACTCCTGCTGGGGGCCGGGCCTGCCCCAGCGGGCGGTGGGGCGCACGGGTACCGTGATCGCCGGTGCGGTGACGACGCTGCTCTCCAGCCTGGTGGGGGCCAGCGGCCCACTGGTGGCCTCCTTCATCAAGCAGGGCATCGCCGAGCGGCTGCCGCGGGTGGCCACCTTCGCCACCTGCATGACGCTGCAGCACCTCACCAAGGCCTTCGTTTTCGGCTTCGCCGGCTTCGTCTTCCGCGACTGGCTCTGGCTGATCCTGGCCATGGTGGCGGCCGGTGTGGTGGGCACCTGGGCGGGACTGCGGCTACTGCATCGCGTGACCGATCATCGCTTCGATGTCCTCTTCAAGTGGACCCTGACCCTGCTCGCCCTGCGGCTGATCTGGCTGGGGGGCGAACGCCTGCTGGGGACTTGA